The Nitrospira sp. sequence CGCGAATGATCAATCGGGTCATTCTTCTCGTCATTGATGGGTTCGGCATAGGCGCATTGCCGGATGCGGGGGCTTACGGCGATGACCAGGCCGATACCATCCGCCATTTGGCCGATGCGGTCGGTGGACTGAGTCTGCCCAATCTTGAGTCGCTTGGTCTTGGACATGTTGCGCCTATTAAAGGGGTGCGCTCCATGGCGCAACCAAGCGGCTGTTTTGGCCGCCTCGGTTTTTCATCGAGGGGGAAAGACTCTGTGGTAGGGCACTGGGAGCTCAGCGGGGTCATTGTGAACGATGAGACGACCGTCTGTCGATCGGGTATTCCGGCCGCGATGATGGCAGTGATCGAGAGGATCGTGGGTCGAAAGACGATCGGGAACACCATCGCGTCCATGGCTACCGCGTTACGGGAATATGGCCCGTCGCACGTCACCACAAAATCTCCAATCATATGGACCGATGGGGATAATACGTGCTTTCTGGCGGTTCATGAAACGATGATGTCCACAGCCGACTTACAGCAGCGCTGCCGCGAGATTCGGAAGGCGCTGAAAGATGCCGGAGTGCGGATTCGTGTCGTTGCGCAACCGGTGACAGGTGAGCCCGGCGCGCTTCAGGCTTCCAAGGGCCGGAGAGATTTTGTGTCGGAACCATCGGGTTTGACGATGTTGGACGTCCTGAATCGATCAGGCCAGATTACGATGGGGATTGGGAAAGCCTACGACCTGTTCAGCGGTCGTGGATTTACGAAATCGTTCGCGGTCTATTCCCCCATGGCGGCTTTCGATGAAGTAATCGGCATGTTGAACAAGGTGCCGCGAGGTCTTCTCTATGCGACGCTCGATCTGTTTCCTGAGGAGCTGACGCGGGCTTCAACGGCATTGGAAGCGTTCGATCGCCGGTTGCCTGATCTCTTCGAGAAGTTGCGCGTCGGAGACTTGGTGATCGTGACCGGTGATCATGGGCGTGATCTTTCACTCCCGGGGAAGATGCCGACTCGAGAATATGTGCCCGTGTTCGTGACCAGCCCTAAACTGGCGCAAGGCGTAGACTTAGGAAGTAGACAGACGGCCGCGGATGTGGCGCAGACGGTGGTCGAGGCGCTTCGAGCCGAACGGTTGCCTGTAGGTGACAGTTTTTTGGATGCCCTTAGGCCGGGATAGCGAAGAGAGAGAAGGAGAAGCGATGTCCTCTGAGCAACGATTAAAGCAGTTAGGTCTGGAGCTGCCGGCTCCGCCGAAACCTGTGGCGAACTATGTGCCGGTGGTCAAGAGCGGTAACCTGTTGTTTCTCTCCGGGGTACTGCCCTCGCGCGACGGCCAGCTCATGATGACCGGCAAGCTTGGGGAAGGCCTCACGGTCGAGCAGGGGATGGAGGCGGCGAAAGCGGCGGTGTTGAACGGCTTAAGCATTATTCGAAGCGTGACCGGATCACTGGATCAGGTCACACAGATCGTCAAGATGGTCGGCTATATCGCCTCTGCTCCTGGTTTTGCCGATCAGCCTCAAGTACTCAACGGCGCGTCGGACCTACTTGTATCGGTGTTCGGGGACGCAGGCCGTCACGCGCGCGTCGCCGTCGGTGCCGCGGAATTGCCGCGACATGCTCCGGTTGAGATCGAATTGGTCGTCCAAGTCGCTTCCTAAGTCAGCCTTGACTCTTTAAAAAATCACTTGTTAAAGTCGAGCATGTTTCAGGTAGAGCTGTTCGACCACTCTTTCGTTCGCCCATAGGCTATCCATGACCATCATGCGAAACAGATACACGACGATGCTTTTTGTCTGGTTCTCGCTCCTAACATTGGAAGGAACCGCAGTATCGGCTGCCGCCGGCAAGGCCTCGATAGAATTGTCCTCCCAGTCAGCCACGCTCGGCGCAACAGTGACTCTCAGTGGAAAATTTGGAAATTTCAAATCCACCCAATTCAACAAAGTGACGTTTAATGGGGTGCCTTCGCTGGTACAGCGATGGGAACCGGACCTCATCGAGGTGAAGGTCCCATTCAAAGCGACCACAGGTCCTGTGGAAGTGCTGATAGGAAAGAAAAAGTTGCCGGCCGGACTGATGACCATTGTTGCTCCTCGGATTGAAGCCGTTACACCCGGGGAAGTCGAGCGTGGTGCCACACTTCTGATCACCGGTCACCATTTCGGCCTTTCGGCCGGCGCACGCGATCCCAACACGATGTTCGGCGTGAATGACGTCACAGTCGGCGGGGTCGTGGTACGGCCGCGCCGATGGAAAGACGACAAGATCGAGCTTGAAATTCCGACGAACGCCGTAAGCGGAGAGGTGGCCGTTCGGCTGGCCTCGTCTGATCCGCTGCCTGACGGGTCGTGTTGCGCGCCGGTCGAGTATCTCGTGAGCAACGCTGTCCCCCTGACGCTGATCCCATCCGTACGAGTGGATCCGGTCGCCGGGCCTGTCGGGACGAAAGTCGTGTTGTTCGGCCACGGATTCGGGAATGCAAAAACGTCGAATGATGCCGTGCTGATCGGTGGGCAGCCGGCGACGATCGCTCAGTGGAAAGAGGACGTCATCGTTCTCCATGTGCCGATCGGCGCCAAATCCGGTCCGCTGACTCTCAAGCAAGGTGGACGAGAGCGGGTGCTCGCACAATTTACCGTCCATGTTCCCCGAACCACCTCTATAAGTCCGGCGAGCGCTCCCATCGGGACGTTGCTGCGCATCAATGGCGAGCACTTTGGGTTTTACTCCGAGAGCGGGTCGACGCCGTACAACTTCATGGATTTCAATACCGGTGAGAATCGAGTCGAAATCGGCGGTGTGCCGGCGGTCATCTATCGCTGGAACGACGACCGTATCGATGTCTGGGTCCCGTACAGCGCAAAGAGCGGCAAGGTCGTCATTTACCGCAGCGCCAACAAGCCGAATGCGGAGGGTCTCTGTTGCGCCGAACGGGGAACCGTGGAGATCGAGGCCGGGGAGTTCAGCCTCGTCACGCCGGTCATCGAGTCGTATGATCCGAAGGCAGCCGGGTTGGATGCTACCGTAACGATAAAGGGAAGCGGGTTCGGGACCTTTCTGAAGACAGCAGAACATGCCGATCTGGGGCTCAACCAGAAGGCCTATAAGCGGCGATCCGACATAGAAATCAACGAGCCTGATGAGAATACCACGGTTGTATCGAACGTCTCACGGACTGAAGTCCTGTTCAATGGCACAGCGGCGGTGGTGCAGTCCTGGACCGATCAAGAAATCGTGGTTAAGGTTCCGCATCGCAATCTTTACGGAATCGGAAAGAAGGGTGAGTTTTTTGATAACCTGGCGACCGGTCCGCTGGTCGTTCGCCGGGGGTCGTGGGACGTGCTTTCCGACGGGACCTGCTGCTCGCCGAAGAAATGGCTGACGCTCGAGGCCGGCGAATTCACGATCGAAGCGAAGGGCCTTCCTGACACAGGCTACTGGGATAACAACAGACCCGATGCGAGCACCAATCAATAATGCGGCTCCGGTTCCATCTCGGTAGTGTGCATGGGTATCCATCCCTTTCTTCCATTTTCCTCCTCGCCGCGACGCTGACGATTCCTCAAGTAGCCGGGAGCGCAGACTCCAATCTTTTCGTCACGACTCAAGCCAGCAACACGAAGTCAACGTTGATGAGTATTCAGTTTCGTACACCACAACATGGTTGGGCTGTGGGGAGCGGGGGGACGATACTGAAGACAACCGACGGCGGGAAGAAATGGAAGCGAGTGACGAGCGGAACCGCCGCTCTATTGACCTCCGTGTTGTTCATCGACTCATCCAAGGGCTGGGTCACCGGTGCAGGAGGACTGCTACGATACACGGTGAATGGGGGAGAGTCATGGGGCACACAGTCGCTCGACACTCAACAGCCTTTGTACGGAGTTTATTTCCCATCTCCCAGTATCGGTTGGGCGGTGGGCGGAGGCGGCACGATTTTACACACGGTCGACGGCGGTGAACATTGGGTTGAGCAAGTAAGCGGTACGACAGCGGCCCTCTATGCGGCGCACTTTCTCAATGATCGGAAGGGGACGATCGTCGGCGCGTTGGGGACCGTCCTTTCGACAGACGATGGGGGTACTACTTGGAGACCACAAGCCACGCAAGATGCCGTCACGCTTTTTGATGTCTTCTTCACGGATCCTTCGACGGGCTGGGCAGTCGGCAACGCGGGCGCCTTGTTTCAGACGACGGATGGCGGGGCCAAGTGGGTTGATCAAACCTTGCCGTGCGGTAAGACCTGCACAAAGATCATCGATCTGTTGAAGATTCGATTCGTAAGTCAGCAAGAAGGTTGGATTGTTGGTGAGCGCGGAATGTTGTACCGGACTACCGACGCCGGCCTCACTTGGAGCGAAGGGAAATCAATTGCCCCTGCCTCGCTCTTCGGTCTCAGTTTCCCTGATGCCACGCGTGGATGGGCCAGTGGAGAGAACGGGATCATCGTTCAGCTGCGCCTAGGACGCTAGTCGCTTATCTTATAGTCGAGGTTCCACGCTCCTCCCGTCAAAGAAACACTTCTCACAGCGGGAAGTCCAGTACCGCGTATCAGTTCGGTCGCTATCTCCAACCCGGTTGTTTAAAATACTACCCAACGTGTCAAGAAACAGTCCCGGTCGTGAGTAGCAGCCTACCCCTGTGAACGATTCAGGAATGAACGATCTGTTGTCCAATGTTTGCCCTCTGGCGCGGCAAGCGCCAAGAGCAGGCTTTTGTATCAAACAAGATCTGCTGATCCTGTTCCTGGGTCTTGTTGCTGTGTGTTTCGCTGGCGATGCAAGAGCGGCGCATGAAGGCCATGACGGGAAGCTTGAGGTAGAACGCCATGATCCCTCCGGATCGGGCTATGAGATTTCGGGTCTCTCCTTCCGAGTATTTGTGGATCGAGGCACGGAAGGGGCGGTCGGTGGATCTCTCGATGAGGCTGGAGCCAATTCGGCTCTCCGGACGGTCATCGAGACCTTCGCCTATCTCAATCAGCGTCGACACAACTATCCACGATTCGACGAAGCGGTGAGCAGAGGCTTGCTCGATCGTGTCATCATTCAACCGAGTGTGCGCAATCATGAGGGAAGATCCTTTCCTTTTCTGGTTGTGCGAACAGTGGAGCCTGGTCGGGTCAGACTGTTGGTCAGTGCCTCGTCCATGAAAGAAGGAGGGTTCCTCGGAGCGGCTGAACAGTTTGCGCCGGTGGTGGCGCGAGAGTTTCAATGGGTGGTCAGTAAGGCAGATACCGCTCAGAAGCCGAAGTCCGCCTTCATCGAACGAGATCTCCCGCATGCACCTATTGGGACAGACCAGAACATCAAGATACTCTCCGGTGAAGAACGGGTACGGCTACTGCAGCGGCTCTTCGAGACATACTTGCGGACGGTAGACGATTTGCGGAGTCTGGAGGGGCAGCCTTACTACGAGATCGGCAGCACCGCCTTGGTTGCTCCAAGTCAGCCGGACTCCACGGCGAGGTTCTACGATATCCGGATTCGCGAAGCCCTGCAGAAGATCGTGCGTGACCCCTTATTTTTGGATCGCACGCCATTGGCCGTGACGAGCCTCCTGAACGGAACGATCTGGAATGTGGCGTTCGTCAAGATCGATCAGCGCGATTGGGCCACCAGGACCAGAGTGTTGCCTGCTGATAAGGCCGTGAAGGTTGGGGAATCCGGACGGGTGATTCAACCTGCAGCGGTCCTGGTCAATCTCCATAGAGCGGCGGCGCCGGACGACCTCTATTATGCCGACACGAAGCAGCTCCCGATGGGCGCGCTGTCCACCGACCAATTGGCGCTCGTCATTGCCAAGGAGATCCAGCAGAACATCGTGGAGAAATCACAGACCGGTCATGTCGCTCAAGATGCGCTCACCGCACCACAATAGTACCGCGTCAGGGCGCAGTCGGAAGAACGACTTAAAGTAGATAGGGCACACCAAGAACTCCTCCAAACTTGATCATTGTTACATCGGTGTTAACCGGCGTCAGTTCTAGGCTGACAGCCATTCTTCATCTTCCAAGATTCACGCCTTTCGATCAGTCTTATGGTATAAGACAAACGTGTCACCTTCGCCGTCCTCGTCTGCGATGAAGCATGCATAAGGCGATGCAGGGTCGGCGATTCCTCCAATCATGAGAGGGGATTCACGGTGTCTGACGTGACAAGGATGGTTCGGCACTTTCGCCAGATCCTGCTCTGGCCGATGCAATTGACACCCATCCGTGAGGATGCGCCGATCCAAAAACACTGGGAGCTGTTGCAGGCCACCGATTCGGGCAATCCCTGGCGAGAGGTGGTTGATGAATTCACCGGCGATCCCCGCCAGTTTCAGGAACGACATTACAGCGAGTTCGTGACATTCCTGCCCTATGTGCAGCGATTCCTATACGGAGAGGGTAAGGGGACCAGCTTTGATGTGCATGAGGAGTCGGCGATCCGGGTCTTTCGTCGAGATGACGTCGCCAAGGTGCGGATGACATTTCCCGGTTCCGATGCGGCGCCCGAGACCTTTACCGTGGCGCACGTGGACCTGTATTTTTTTTACGATATCGATGTGGCGATCCTGGTGGTGGAGATCTACGCCGACGATCTGCCGTTGTCGCGGGTCCAGAACTCGCTCTTTCGCTTCGGCCGGTGTTATCCCACCTATTGGGAGCCGGATGGGCATGGCGGTCATTGCCCGAAGCACGTGGAATGGCTCTCCTCGGACGGCAAGGTGCTCGCGGTCTCGGACTATGATGACCGAGAAAAATACCTTTCCTTCGTGTGCCGGCATCGCTCGCTCAGTCTGGCCTCTCATTGGGAATTTCTGCTCGAACCGCTGGTGCTTCACCATTCGGAGAAAAAGGGCCTGATTCGGTATCGACAGATCGAATACCATCTGATGCCGGTGATGGCCTATCTCACCATGGACGACCCGGGGGCGCTGACGAGAGCGGAGTTCACACGAGTGGGATTGGCCGCGGCCCCTGGCCGATCCGACGTGTTGCCCTTTTCAGAACGCTATCTCCACGACTTCGAGGAGCGACATTGTTACGATCGTTATTGGAACGGGCAGGGGAAGGATTCGTCGGGCGCCCGCTTCATGTGCACCGGCCGCGTGTTTACGATGGTGGGGGAGTCCGGAGAGCCGGCATTTGAGGACCGTAAGACCAATCTTGAGCAGTTCCGCCATGAATATTTTCTGCTGTTCCTGATCCCGCATTTTCACAAGGCCGCGCTCTTGATGCTGACGAATCGTCTGGTGGAGGCGATGAATCAGCTCGACATCACGAAGCTCGATTCGGTTCGGCAGTTCCGCCGCGTGATTCGCCAAACGTTGGGCATTTTTTTGCGGTTCACCCATCGCTACTGGTCCCACCAAGTTTCGGATCACGGGCAAGTGAAGGAACTGTATCGTATGATCAGCGAGCATCTGGGCACCGATCGGCTGTATGCCGAACTCCGATCGGAGCTTGAGGATATGAGCCAGTACCTCGACAGCGATGCGTTGCGCCGGCAAGGCGAGACGATGGTGCGCCTGACCGTCGTGGCCACGGTCGGATTGATCGGTGTGGCGACGACCGGTGTGCTCGGTATGAACCTGTTTGCGCTCGGAGAAGAGCCGCCCATGCTGCGGCTCGGGTATTTTTTGCTGGTCCTGATTCCCGTCATCGGCGTGACGCTGTATACCGTGCTGAAGTCGAGACGGCTGTCGGATTTTCTGGAGACCCTTGCCGCGGAGCATCGGTCGTCCAGAGAGAAGTTGGCGGCCGTGCTGGCAGTGTGGAAGACCAAACACGGACGGGATTCCTAACCGCGCTTATTCTACTCCCAAAATATGCCGCCCCACCTCAACGAATGACGTCATGTTCGATTCGATCACTCTGTTGCTGTCCGGCGACATGACACGAAGAACTTCTCGATGTCGTCCATGACCGACACTTGCTGTGGGTTCCACCATGTCAATGCTCCGAGCAGGTCCGTGTGATCGACGCCAGGGTAGATGATTGATCGTACGCAACCGCCTCGTTCTCTGATGCGTTGCTCAAGTTTTTCAAGATTGGTGGGTTTCACCGCCGTATCTTTGTCGCCGTATAACAGCAGCATCGGCGGTTGTGTTCCGTCAATGAAAGTGGTGACCTGCATGCTTGGGTAGTTGTTCGGCGGGCCGAACATATCTTCCAGGTCCGGCTCATCCGGCGTAAAGGCATAGGGGCCTGCCAGACCGATAAAATCATGAATGATAAGGGAGCGATCTTTCCCTTCGTCGGCCAAGTAAGAGGGAGCGGCCGCGACCAACGCGCCGATATGAGCTCCGGCGGAATGCCCCATCAGATGAATCCGTGCAGGGTTGCCTTGCCACTCGGCGATATGGTCGTAAACCCAGGAGAGAGCCTTGGCGCTGTCTTGGACGAACGCTGGAAAACGCACGTGGGGATACTTTCTGTAGTCGGGAATGACGACCAGGAATCCTCTGGCGGCAAATGTCGCCCCGATGAACCGATAATCCTCCTTCGTCCCATATGTCCAACGTCCACCGTAGAGGAACACGATCACATCGAATTGCTTCCCATTGGTATCGGTAGGCAGATACAGATCGAGTTTCTGCAAAGGCTCAGAGCCATATGCCAGATCATGCTCAACAGTCATCTCGGCTAAGTGGGTGGGAAGATTGGCGGCGGTGAAGGCCGCTTGTGTGCAGGCCGAGGTCGCCAGGAGTGAGCCAAAAACCATGATTCGAAACCACCCGCCGTTCAAGCCTCTCATTGAATCATCCCGTTAGGTCACGCGATTCGAGGTTCTTCATTGATCTCATACACCACGACCGAGGTCGCACCGACCTCGAGTGCTTGACACTGATAGAGTGGTTCAGTACAATTTGTAAACCTTTAACGCTCATCCAGTGAGGTGAGCAAGGAGTAAATGATGAATCACAGTCCGGCCTTGGCCGGTTTTAACTGGACCTTCTCACACACTGCGGTGAGGAGGTTTTTTTGTGCTCAAAATCCGAATCTGCTCGTGCGGTCACGCTGACCATGACGACTCCCGCGAACAAATCGACAGAACGAAAAGACGAGAAGCTGATCATGGATGCCGGGGACATCTCCCGCGCCATGATACGCATCGCACACGAGATTGTGGAGCGCAACAAAGGGGTGAAGGA is a genomic window containing:
- a CDS encoding phosphopentomutase, encoding MINRVILLVIDGFGIGALPDAGAYGDDQADTIRHLADAVGGLSLPNLESLGLGHVAPIKGVRSMAQPSGCFGRLGFSSRGKDSVVGHWELSGVIVNDETTVCRSGIPAAMMAVIERIVGRKTIGNTIASMATALREYGPSHVTTKSPIIWTDGDNTCFLAVHETMMSTADLQQRCREIRKALKDAGVRIRVVAQPVTGEPGALQASKGRRDFVSEPSGLTMLDVLNRSGQITMGIGKAYDLFSGRGFTKSFAVYSPMAAFDEVIGMLNKVPRGLLYATLDLFPEELTRASTALEAFDRRLPDLFEKLRVGDLVIVTGDHGRDLSLPGKMPTREYVPVFVTSPKLAQGVDLGSRQTAADVAQTVVEALRAERLPVGDSFLDALRPG
- a CDS encoding RidA family protein gives rise to the protein MSSEQRLKQLGLELPAPPKPVANYVPVVKSGNLLFLSGVLPSRDGQLMMTGKLGEGLTVEQGMEAAKAAVLNGLSIIRSVTGSLDQVTQIVKMVGYIASAPGFADQPQVLNGASDLLVSVFGDAGRHARVAVGAAELPRHAPVEIELVVQVAS
- a CDS encoding IPT/TIG domain-containing protein, with the translated sequence MRNRYTTMLFVWFSLLTLEGTAVSAAAGKASIELSSQSATLGATVTLSGKFGNFKSTQFNKVTFNGVPSLVQRWEPDLIEVKVPFKATTGPVEVLIGKKKLPAGLMTIVAPRIEAVTPGEVERGATLLITGHHFGLSAGARDPNTMFGVNDVTVGGVVVRPRRWKDDKIELEIPTNAVSGEVAVRLASSDPLPDGSCCAPVEYLVSNAVPLTLIPSVRVDPVAGPVGTKVVLFGHGFGNAKTSNDAVLIGGQPATIAQWKEDVIVLHVPIGAKSGPLTLKQGGRERVLAQFTVHVPRTTSISPASAPIGTLLRINGEHFGFYSESGSTPYNFMDFNTGENRVEIGGVPAVIYRWNDDRIDVWVPYSAKSGKVVIYRSANKPNAEGLCCAERGTVEIEAGEFSLVTPVIESYDPKAAGLDATVTIKGSGFGTFLKTAEHADLGLNQKAYKRRSDIEINEPDENTTVVSNVSRTEVLFNGTAAVVQSWTDQEIVVKVPHRNLYGIGKKGEFFDNLATGPLVVRRGSWDVLSDGTCCSPKKWLTLEAGEFTIEAKGLPDTGYWDNNRPDASTNQ
- a CDS encoding alpha/beta hydrolase, encoding MRGLNGGWFRIMVFGSLLATSACTQAAFTAANLPTHLAEMTVEHDLAYGSEPLQKLDLYLPTDTNGKQFDVIVFLYGGRWTYGTKEDYRFIGATFAARGFLVVIPDYRKYPHVRFPAFVQDSAKALSWVYDHIAEWQGNPARIHLMGHSAGAHIGALVAAAPSYLADEGKDRSLIIHDFIGLAGPYAFTPDEPDLEDMFGPPNNYPSMQVTTFIDGTQPPMLLLYGDKDTAVKPTNLEKLEQRIRERGGCVRSIIYPGVDHTDLLGALTWWNPQQVSVMDDIEKFFVSCRRTATE